In Hermetia illucens chromosome 1, iHerIll2.2.curated.20191125, whole genome shotgun sequence, one genomic interval encodes:
- the LOC119647107 gene encoding uncharacterized protein LOC119647107 produces MNVKVVKVSCKYFMNFSEIAVDLEEYNSAIITEYKLSSGKEALATAIQFLTDPKFIDETNAFKLKHAYTPPSTSGFVTLKLKIWNEEESNEPFYVHATRAFSTIGFIYVKKDGDASLEFIRDFQNRFKTHSIYVFPFINLNVENPWNQTNLFSFFEYKRMTYTLKALIKINDWINCDGYRLSETVNPDHFTTMIANLHYLNIIERVYYAKELMSLANKVNEIFCVLTNQKFSVRFALKAAENLSNLMLKDMDSPPFEDMMILIRAGDDEIQWTDASDVIQLILKISVQIAVAAKFNISIIFLKNIDKVKLYQQMECVTSALLKESSGATDEMYSHINFIQNIVDLCNSLNIQAIIEYSGYVPVKGCNVVLCKGFEGFEHVEASYFNVEDIFKDFN; encoded by the exons GTGTCGTGTAAATATTTCATGAACTTCTCAGAAATAGCCGTGGACCTAGAGGAATATAACTCAGCAATTATAACCGAATATAAGCTTTCCTCTGGGAAAGAAGCTCTTGCAACGGCAATCCAGTTTTTAACCGATCCAAAGTTCATCGACGAAACAAATGCCTTTAAATTAAAGCACGCATATACCCCACCGTCGACATCAGGATTCGTAACACTGAAATTGAAGATTTGGAATGAGGAAGAA AGCAATGAACCTTTCTACGTACATGCAACACGAGCGTTCTCCACCATTGGCTTCATATATGTGAAAAAGGATGGAGATGCTTCTCTAGAGTTCATTCGGGATTTTCAAAACAGATTCAAAACTCATTCGATTTATGTTTTTCCATTTATTAACTTGAATGTCGAAAATCCTTGGAATCAGACCAATCTCTTCAgtttttttgaatataaaagGATGACCTACACCCTAAAG GCGCTTATTAAAATCAACGATTGGATAAACTGCGATGGATACCGCCTTTCAGAAACAGTTAATCCCGATCATTTCACCACAATGATTGCGAATCTACATTATCTGAATATAATCGAGCGAGTTTATTATGCGAAGGAGCTTATGAGCCTTGCGAATAAGGTGAATGAGATATTTTGCGTCTTAACAAACCAAAAATTTAGCGTCCGGTTTGCACTTAAGGCAGCGGAAAATCTGAGTAATTTAATGCTGAAG GACATGGATAGTCCTCCGTTTGAGGATATGATGATATTGATAAGAGCCGGTGATGACGAAATTCAATGGACGGATGCGAGTGACGTTATCCAACTCATTTTGAAGATATCAGTGCAAATTGCAGTAGCagcaaaatttaatatttcaatcaTTTTCTTAAAGAATATAGACAAG GTGAAACTATATCAGCAGATGGAATGTGTTACTTCGGCGCTACTCAAGGAGAGTTCAGGAGCAACTGATGAG ATGTATTCCCACATCAATTTTATCCAGAACATAGTGGATTTGTGTAATTCGCTCAACATTCAAGCGATTATCGAATACAGTGGATATGTTCCAGTGAAAGGATGCAATGTAGTGCTATGTAAAGGGTTTGAAGGGTTTGAACATGTAGAGGCATCATATTTCAATGTTGAGGACATTTTCaaagattttaattaa